One stretch of Acanthochromis polyacanthus isolate Apoly-LR-REF ecotype Palm Island chromosome 16, KAUST_Apoly_ChrSc, whole genome shotgun sequence DNA includes these proteins:
- the LOC127537730 gene encoding leucine-rich alpha-2-glycoprotein-like gives MIVWLLLTFTALAESSFQTRRSHSCPDLCSCSLTASGANVLCNQSSLTYFPEHGLPPNTTHLSFQGTQLSNITAGHLSAVPFLTYLRLYYNNLTSLPPELPVVVSHLNELDLSGNQLVHLPPNVFSHASLYRLILRSNLLEKADADWFPDNSSLTFLDLSWNRLTSIPATLLHKLPNLEVLDLSDNNLQELQEDALKNLHHLETLNLGGNKLMTLKPATFAHNRKLSQLHLHENQLQELPANLLKGLQNLQLLFLFKNQLRYLPSGLLDETKSSFGVILSGNPWECDGKIEYLWKWLSDRLQNVFFLNEVTCGGPKALRDQQIVSLTESQLGLTKSQSNNHN, from the coding sequence ATGATCGTGTGGCTGCTCCTGACTTTCACTGCTCTGGCCGAGTCCAGTTTCCAAACAAGACGCTCCCACTCATGCCCAGATCTGTGCTCCTGCTCTTTAACTGCTTCAGGTGCTAATGTGCTGTGTAACCAAAGCTCCCTCACTTACTTCCCTGAACATGGTTTACCTCCCAACACCACGCATTTGTCTTTTCAAGGCACCCAACTGAGCAACATCACAGCCGGTCATCTGAGTGCCGTGCCCTTTTTAACGTATCTCCGGCTGTATTACAACAACCTGACAAGCCTTCCTCCGGAGCTGCCCGTTGTCGTTTCTCACCTGAATGAGTTGGATCTCTCAGGTAATCAGCTGGTTCATCTGCCGCCAAATGTTTTCAGCCACGCCTCACTCTACAGGCTGATACTGAGGAGTAATCTATTAGAAAAAGCAGATGCGGACTGGTTTCCCGACAACAGCAGCCTCACCTTCCTGGACCTGTCTTGGAACCGTTTAACCAGCATCCCAGCTACTCTGCTTCACAAGCTGCCAAATCTGGAAGTTCTAGACCTGAGtgacaacaacctgcaggagcTACAAGAAGATGCGCTGAAGAACCTGCACCACCTGGAGACGCTAAACCTCGGAGGGAACAAATTAATGACACTGAAACCAGCAACCTTCGCTCACAACCGTAAACTATCCCAACTGCATCTACATGAGAACCAGCTCCAGGAGCTGCCAGCAAACCTCCTCAAGGGCCTGCAAAACCTTCAACTCTTGTTTCTCTTTAAGAATCAGCTTCGGTATCTTCCCTCAGGTCTGCTGGATGAGACAAAATCCTCTTTTGGGGTGATCTTATCAGGGAACCCCTGggagtgtgatgggaagatagAGTATCTGTGGAAGTGGCTCTCTGACcggcttcaaaatgttttctttctgaatgAGGTGACTTGTGGTGGACCTAAAGCTCTCAGAGATCAGCAAATAGTGTCTTTAACTGAAAGCCAGCTCGGTCTGACAAAATCACAATCAAACAACCACAACTAG